In Emcibacter nanhaiensis, the sequence CCTGTTTGGCAATTATTCCCGGGGCCTGACCACTGTGGAGGCGGCCGCCGCAAGCCTGCTCGGCGGGCTGGACCGGCTGACCTCAAGCAGTTTCTCGCTGGGGCTGAAAGGGCGCGACCTGGCCGGTCTGGGCGAACAGGTCAGCTTTGCGGTCAGCCAGCCCCTCAGGGTGGACAGCGGCGCCGCCAGCGTCAGCTATGTGGAAAGCCGGGATTATGTGAGTGACGTGCTGAATTTCGCCAGCCGCCGGGTCTCGCTGGTGCCGGACGGGCGCGAGATTGATATCGAGCTGGCGATGGAAATGGCCGGTTTCTTCGGGGCGACACTTCGGGTTAATATGCTGCATCAGATCAACCCGGGACACAGCACCACGGCCGGGGATATTTCCTCTGTGCTGTTCAGGCTGTCTTCCGGTTTTTGAGGTGTGACATGAAACTTTATCCGATCCTGGGGCTGACCATTCTGCTCTCCGCCTGTGCAGCGAACAGCGAATTTCCCCGTGCCGCCGCGGCCGACTGGCCGGCCGGGACCATTGAAACTGCCGAGGGTGTCTTTCAGGTGCCGCTGGGACAGGACAAGAACGGCTGCATGATGTACCAGACCAAGATCCCCGGCGCCAAGACAACCCAGGTGATCAAATACCGGAAAAAAGACGGCAGCTTTACCATGAACCGGGCCGAGGCCGATTGCCCGGCCGTGGCGGACCAGGACTAGATCAGGAATAGAGCCGTTCGTTGTGGGCTTTGATCCAGTCTTCGAACTGTTCCACCGGCAGCGGTTTACTGAAGTGGTAGCCCTGCAGGACGTCGCAGCCTTTCTGGCGCAGCAGCTGGACATGCTCCTCGGTCTCCACACCCTCGGCAACCACTGTCAGGCCCAGGCTGTGTCCCAGGCGGATAACCGCATCGGTGATCGCGGCATCGTCATGATCCTCGGTAATATCCCGGATGAAGGACTGGTCGATTTTGAGCTGATGAACCGAAAATTTCTTGAGGTAAGCCAGTGAACTGTAGCCGGTGCCAAAGTCGTCGATTGCCAGGTTCACACCCAGACTGGACAGCTTTTCAAGTTTCGGGATGATACTGTCCTTGTCGGCAATCACCATACCCTCGGTAATTTCCAGTTCCAGCCACTGCGGGGCCAGTTTTGACCTGGTCAGCGCATCTTCCACCCGTTGGGTAAAGTCGCTGAGGTGGAACTGTTTGGCGGAAATGTTGACGCAGACCCGGAACGGGGGCAGGCCCTTGTCCTGCCACTCCTTGGCCTGGCGGCAGGCTGTTTCCATAATCCACTGGCCGATCGGGATGATCTCGCCGCAGTTTTCGGCGATCGGGATAAACTGGTAAGGCGGTACCAGTCCCTTGACCGGATGATTCCAGCGCGCCAGCGCCTCGGCGCCGACAACGCTGTTGTCAATGGTGTCCAATTGCGGCTGGTAGTGAAGACTGAGTTCGTTCCGTTCAATGGCCCGGCTCAGGTCCATCTCGATTTCCTTTTCCGCCTTGGCGGAGGCGTCCATCTGGGAATCATAGATGCGATACAGCCTGCGGCCGTCATCCTTGGCCTGGTACAGCGCCACATCTGCCATGCGGATCAATTCTTCCGGAATCCTCGAATCATGGGGATAGAAGCTGATGCCGATACTGGTGGCGACATTGTGTATTTTATCTTCAATCTCAATGGGCTGCTGAATTTTGCTCAGGATCCGTTTGGCGATTCTGGTCACCACTGTTTCGTCGTCCAGGTTGGTAAAGACGATCGCGAACTCGTCGCCGCCCAGCCGGGCGACCGTATCCACTTCCCGGGCGCACTCGGTCAGGCGTTCTGCGATGATGCGGAGCAGCCGGTCACCTGTCGTATGGCCATAAAGGTCATTGACCGGCTTGAACATATCCAGGTCGAGGAACATGACCGCGACTTTTTTACCGAGCCGCTTGGCCATTTTCAGGGCTTCATCCAGCCGTTGCTGCAACAGGTTCCTGTTGGCCAGGCCGGTCAGGCTGTCGTGCAGGGCCATTTTCCGGATCAGCGCTTCGGCTTCAAATCGCTCGGAAATGTCGCGAACCAGGACGGTATATTGCCGCTGGTCGTTGAAATGTACTTCACGGATACTCAGTTCCACGGGGAAATGGGCGCCGTTTTTGCGGTAGCCGGTTTCCTTGCGCTTGAATTCTGTTTTATTCCGGTCAAGGGAATCGAAGTAATCGATCATATCTTCCTGATCGATGAAAAAGGTGGAATTCAGCAAAAACAAAAGGCTCTGGCCGACGACTTCATCGACCGTATAGCCGAACATTTCCTCTATGGCATGGTTGGCTGTGAGGATCATTGCCTCCTCGTCGATTGTCACAAGGCCATCGGCCATGGCGTCCAGGATGGCCTGGATCCGGCGGGCGGATTCTTGTGCTTCATTCTGGGCCAGTGCCAGTTCCTCGGCCATCTGTACGGCATCCGCCGCCTGCTTCTCCATAGTCTGGCGATGAATGTTTATTTCTTCCAGCCGGGTAGACATTTCCTGAAGATCGTTCTGTTCCAGGTTCTCAGCCTTTTTGCGGGAAGTCATGTCCAGCAATGTCAGGATATAGCCGGTGTCCGGAAGGATCTCGCCCTTCACTTCGATGTGTCGGCCACTGGGCAGTGAATGTTCGAAGGAAACCGGAAATAAGTCCCGGGCTGAGGTGAACCGCTTCATTTCCTGAAACATCTGGCTGGAAACGGTGTCCGCAGTGTCAGGTGAGTCGGGGGATACCAGGTCAAGAAAATCGCGCAAATATCTTGTCTCCCGGAAAAAACTTTCCGGGATATCAAGAATATTCAGAAGTTTCTTGTTCCAGGACTCAAGTCGCAGGTTGCCGTCAAAGACAGCCACGGCATGCGGGAGTCCTTCGAGCAAAAACTGAATATCGCCTGCTACGGGAGCAACTGTTGTTTTTCTTATCGGCAATATCTCACCATTCATACTAATGTACTTTTCCCTGATCTGCACTCGGAGTGAGTCTAGGGGGTCGGACTTAATTTGTGGTTAACGCGGTCCGGATATCCGGAGCTGGACGCAAATCTCGGGCCTTTTCGTATGTGTTTGATTTAAATATGGAAATTTAATAGGTGCGCATGCATATTGTCTGACAAAGAGCGGCTGGACGCCTGTGGAGACAGGGCGCGGGACAAGGGATGGGAGTAAGCCTTTGGCTGTCGGTCAGGTGTGAAATATTTTGCCAGTCCGAGAACGAGATGCTACATCGACACTGCAACACTGAATGAAACATGTGCCGGTCTTCCGGCGGAAAGTAGGGATGAGCAAGGGTCAGGAAATAACGGAGCTGGATGTATCCGGGCACAAATGTCCCATACCGGTCCTTCGTCTTCGGAAACTGCTGGAAATCAGTGCCCCCGGCACCTATATCAGGGTCAGGGCAACGGATGAAATGACCCTGCTGGATATTCCCCATTTTTGCGACCAGGCCGGCCATCGGCTGGAAGAGCAAACGGAAGAAAACGGGGCATATATCTATGTGGTCCAAAAATCCGGCACACAAAAAACAGGGTAATGTCAGGTATGGATATCACTGAAGTCATTGAAACCTTCGAATTTCTGGAGGACTGGGAAGATCGCTATAAATACATCATCGACCTGGGGCGCGAGCTGCCGGAACTGGCCGAAGACGAGAAGGTCGAGGAAAACCGGGTGCACGGCTGCACCAGCCGGGTCTGGCTGGTGCACAGCCTCAAAGACGGTAAAGTGATTTTCCGCGGTGAGAGCGATGCCCATATCGTCAAGGGGCTGGTGGCGCTGATGCTGATGATCTATTCCGGCAAGACTCCGGCAGAGATACTTCAGACCGATGCGCGTGATATTCTCAATCAGCTGGGACTGGAAAAACATCTTTCTCCCATGCGCACCAACGGCCTGTTTTCCATGGATGAAAAAATCAAAACCATTGCCCGGGCCTACGCAGGAGGCGCGTGATGGCCTTTTCCGAAATCACCCCGGACAACATCAAGACCCTGGTCGATAGCTTTTACGGCAAGGTTCGCGAGGACGAGGTGCTGGGCCCCATTTTCGAAGAAAAGATTGGTGACCGCTGGGATCAGCACCTGCCCAAGATGTATGCTTTCTGGTCCAATGTGATGCTGAAAACCGGCGGTTATGACGGCCGCCCGGTGCCGCCGCATGTGGGCATCAAAGGCATCAACCGGGACATGTTTGCGCGCTGGCTCGAGCTGTTTCACGCCACGGCCCGGGAACTCTATGAAGCCGAACTGGCGGAGAAATTTGTCGTCCGCAGCAATATGATTGCGGAAAGCCTGCAAATTGCTATCTTCAGGATATTGGGACAGGAGGGCGGTTTTGCCGCCAAACCCTGGACGCCGGGACAATGAGCCAAGCCGTAACAGAACAAAGGGGACAAATGTGAGCCTGGACCTGAAGCAGATTCTTCCCTATGTCATGCACGCCAACAAGATCGGTATCGAGATACTGGGCACGGAAGGCACTGCCGTCCTGAGCCGACTGAATTACAGTGACGCCATTTCGGTCGGCAAGGGGAAGGGTATTATCGCGAACGGTGCGGTAAGCACCCTTCTGGATACGGCGCTCGGCATGGCGGTTTTTCAAAAGGTCGGGGAATTGCGCGGCATGGCGACACTGGACCTCAGGGTGGATTTTCTCAGGGCCTCAACCCCGTTCAGCCCCATCAACGCCCGGAGCGAATGCATTCGCTTGACCCGGGAAGTGGCCTTCGTGCAGGGAGAAGCCTGGTGTGAGGATCCGGCGCAGCCGGTTGCCCGCGCCTCTGCCGCCTTTTCCATCAGCGACCAGAATGTGGGGAGTATGGGATGATCGTCGGAGAATTCAAGCCGCTGTTGGGCAAGGATGATTTTGACCATGAGGTATGTGACGGCGGCTATGGTGAGCTTCTTAACCTGGTCCTGCGCCGCCGGGCCGGACGGCTGTCAACCGTGATGAAATTCGACCATGACCTGATCGGTTCTCCCCTGCCGCCGGCGCTGCATGGCGGCGCCATCGCCGGCATGATGGAAGTGGCGGCCTACTGCCAGCTGATCTGGGACCTGGAAATGAGTAAAAGTCCCAAGACCGTTGATATGAATATTGATTACCTGAGGAGCGGCAAGCCGCAGGACCTTTTCGCCGAAGCGGAAGTGGTCCGTATGGGGCGCCGTTTCGCCAACCTGCATGTGACGGCCTGGCAGGACGACCGCGACAAGCCCATCGCCAAGGCCCATCTGCATTTCCTCGTTATCGACGACGCCTGAATAAAAATCCCCCTCCTGCCGGGCAGGAAGGGGATCGTTACGATTCTGCCAGGTTATTTCTTCGGCATCAGCTCCAGCAGGGCCAGAACCGTGGCCTCGACACCGGCCGTGATCGACGGTTCGGGGGCCACCTTGAACAGCGGCGAATGATGGCTCGGCACTGCCGGTCCGCCTTTCCTGGCTTTCTCAAAGGTCTCTTTCGGGGTGCCGCCGACGGCAAAATAGACGCTCTTGATCTTCGGGTCGGTGGTGAAGAAGGGGAAATCCTCGGCGCCCATGCCTTTGGTCGGGATATCCACAACCGCATCTTCGCCCATTCCCGCCTTCCAGACGGTCTTCAGGCGCCGGGCAAGCGCTGCATCATTCACGGTCGGCGGCGTGCTTTCCTTGGAATAGATCACTTCCGGCAGCAGGTCCTCCGGCAGGCCGTTGGCCCGGCCGATGTTGACCGCAATGCGCTTGATGCCGTCGAGCAGGATTTTACGGGTTTCCGGGCTGGTGTTGCGCACGGTGAGCTGCAGGTGGGCCTCGTCGGAAATGATATTATGCTTGGTGCCGGCATGGAAGGAACCGACGGTCACAACACCCGGCCAGCGGGGCGGCAGTTCCCTGGACACCAGGGTCTGCAGGGCCATGACAATTTCCGCGCCAATCACAATCGGGTCCTTGCCCGCATGGGGGTGGGCGCCGTGGGTGCCGATGCCGTGGACGATGATATCGACGCTGTCAGAACCGGCATAGGGGGAGCCTTCGCTGACATTGATGACACCGGCTTCGTCATTGGCGGAAACATGGAACGCCAGGGCATAATCCGGTGTGCCGAACCGGTCCCAGAGATGGTCTGCCATCATGTTCCTCGCACCCATGATCCGTTCTTCCGCTGGCTGGCCGATCAGCATCAGGGTGCCTGACCACTGGTCTTTCATGGCGTTCATGCGCCGGGCGGTGCCCACCAGGCTGGTGATATGCACATCATGGCCGCAGGCATGCATGACAGGCACCATGTTGCCGGTAATCGGGTCTTTCTGGGTCGCCTTGGAGGCATAGGGCAGGCCGGATTTTTCCTCCACCGGCAGGCCGTCCATGTCGGCGCGCATCATGACCAGCGGACCGTCACCATTCTTCATGATGGCGACAATGCCGGTGCCGCCGACGCCTTCGGTGACTTCAAAGCCCTCCGCGCGCAGTTCCTTGGCCAGCCGGGCCGCGGTCTTGGTCTCGGTCAGGCTCAGTTCCGGATTTTTGTGAAAATGGACGAACAGGTCTTTCAGGTAACTGTCATAATCCTTGGCGATGGTTTTGCTGAGATCCTCGCCGGCAAAGGCGGTCGAGGCCAACATGGTCATACCAATGATAAAGGAAACTGACTTTTTCATACTACTATCCCCGTAGGTTGTTGGTTATGAGGAAACTCTAACAGAACCGGGAGGGAGATCAAACAAAAGCTCTTTGGGTCGGAAAGGCGGAAGGGGCGCGGCAGAATTTTTTCTCATCAAATCTCCCTGATATTTCAACAGCTTTGGCGCCGATTTTCCCTATCCCGGGTGTAGTTTTTTACTTACAAATTTATCTATCAAGATTTTGTTTATAAATAGCTCATACCCTAGGGTTATCTTAGTTGTCAGAGTTGGTTATGACGTACGAAAAGAACACCACTAACATATATCCGCTGCTCGGTATTCTGATGTTTTTCCTGCTGTTGGCCGGGATGGTGTTTTCTGACGGCAATATCGCCGGCGTCTTTGCCGTCTTTGGCATAACCCTTGCCGTTTTCATGGTCTTTTACCTCTATCGGAAAAACGTCTCGCTGGAGGAAAAACTGGAAGAAACCTCCCTGGAGCTGCACGCCAGCCGGGATGCCCTGGCTGCGGAAAAATCGGCGTTGCAGAAAATTGCCGAGGAAAATATCGGCCTTGCGGAAGAAAACTTTCTCGCCCGGGAAGAAGCCGAAGCGCACAGCAGTCTTCTGATGGCGGTCATGGAAAATATGCCCCAGGCGGTCTGCCTGGTGTCGGCCGACGGGGAAATGCTCAACTGGAACAGTAAAATGGCGCCCCTGTTTGGCCTGGCGCCGGAGGCCATCAGTGCGGACATGACATTTGCCCAGCTCAGCTGGAGCCTGAGCGATGCGCGGCTGAGCGTTCCCGACCACGCCCTGGTCGGCAAATACAACCTGTCCGACGACCTGCCGGAAACCGCTGTCCCTGATGAAGTGACCCATTATGAACGGGAAATGGAGGACGGACGCACCCTGGAAGTGTTCCGGACTGTCCTGCTGGACGGTAGTTTTGTCGCCACCTATACGGATATCACCGAGCGCAAGAAAGCGGAACATGTGATCCGCCGCATGGCCCATTTTGACGGTGTGACCGGCCTGTCCAACCGGGCGCATTTCACCGAGAAACTGGAAGGCCGGCTGCACCAGAGCCGCCGCAACGACGGCCCCTTTGCCGTCGTCATGCTGGACCTGGATAAATTCAAGCATGTCAACGATACCCACGGCCACCCCATGGGAGATGCGCTGCTGGAAAGGGTGGCGGAAATCTTCGCCGTCAGCGTCCGGGATGATGACCTGGTGGCCCGTTTCGGCGGCGATGAATTCGCCATCATGTTTGACGAAATCAATGAAATTGAAGAAGTTCTGGCCCCGCTCAACAGGATCCTGAAAAAGATCTCCCAGCCGCTGGAAATCGACGGCGTTGAGCTGGAAGTAGGGACCAGCATGGGGGTTGCCATGTTCCCCGATCACGGCACCACCGCCGACGGACTGATCAAGACCGCCGACGAGGCTCTCTATCTGGCCAAGAAAAACGGCCGCGGCCGGATCGAGGTTGCCGGTCTGCCGCCCAAAGGGCTCAAGCTGCTTGTATAGCGGCCCCTTCTATTTGCCCTTGTTGTTGAATACGGCGCAGGGGTTATCCCGGTCCGTTGCCTCACTGAAGATCACAAAATTATAGGGCAGCCGCTTCACGCCCTGCGCAGCGGCATAGTCCGTGGGCGTCTCCAGGCCGGGTTGCACCTCGACCTGGCCGACGCTCAGGACCGTTCCCGCGACGCCTGATTTCACCAGATAATAGGGCACGCCCAGATCCCTGCGGACATGGCCGTTGCCGGCAATCAGGAT encodes:
- a CDS encoding group III truncated hemoglobin gives rise to the protein MAFSEITPDNIKTLVDSFYGKVREDEVLGPIFEEKIGDRWDQHLPKMYAFWSNVMLKTGGYDGRPVPPHVGIKGINRDMFARWLELFHATARELYEAELAEKFVVRSNMIAESLQIAIFRILGQEGGFAAKPWTPGQ
- a CDS encoding SufE family protein, translated to MDITEVIETFEFLEDWEDRYKYIIDLGRELPELAEDEKVEENRVHGCTSRVWLVHSLKDGKVIFRGESDAHIVKGLVALMLMIYSGKTPAEILQTDARDILNQLGLEKHLSPMRTNGLFSMDEKIKTIARAYAGGA
- a CDS encoding PaaI family thioesterase, translated to MSLDLKQILPYVMHANKIGIEILGTEGTAVLSRLNYSDAISVGKGKGIIANGAVSTLLDTALGMAVFQKVGELRGMATLDLRVDFLRASTPFSPINARSECIRLTREVAFVQGEAWCEDPAQPVARASAAFSISDQNVGSMG
- a CDS encoding EAL domain-containing protein produces the protein MNGEILPIRKTTVAPVAGDIQFLLEGLPHAVAVFDGNLRLESWNKKLLNILDIPESFFRETRYLRDFLDLVSPDSPDTADTVSSQMFQEMKRFTSARDLFPVSFEHSLPSGRHIEVKGEILPDTGYILTLLDMTSRKKAENLEQNDLQEMSTRLEEINIHRQTMEKQAADAVQMAEELALAQNEAQESARRIQAILDAMADGLVTIDEEAMILTANHAIEEMFGYTVDEVVGQSLLFLLNSTFFIDQEDMIDYFDSLDRNKTEFKRKETGYRKNGAHFPVELSIREVHFNDQRQYTVLVRDISERFEAEALIRKMALHDSLTGLANRNLLQQRLDEALKMAKRLGKKVAVMFLDLDMFKPVNDLYGHTTGDRLLRIIAERLTECAREVDTVARLGGDEFAIVFTNLDDETVVTRIAKRILSKIQQPIEIEDKIHNVATSIGISFYPHDSRIPEELIRMADVALYQAKDDGRRLYRIYDSQMDASAKAEKEIEMDLSRAIERNELSLHYQPQLDTIDNSVVGAEALARWNHPVKGLVPPYQFIPIAENCGEIIPIGQWIMETACRQAKEWQDKGLPPFRVCVNISAKQFHLSDFTQRVEDALTRSKLAPQWLELEITEGMVIADKDSIIPKLEKLSSLGVNLAIDDFGTGYSSLAYLKKFSVHQLKIDQSFIRDITEDHDDAAITDAVIRLGHSLGLTVVAEGVETEEHVQLLRQKGCDVLQGYHFSKPLPVEQFEDWIKAHNERLYS
- a CDS encoding PaaI family thioesterase, with protein sequence MIVGEFKPLLGKDDFDHEVCDGGYGELLNLVLRRRAGRLSTVMKFDHDLIGSPLPPALHGGAIAGMMEVAAYCQLIWDLEMSKSPKTVDMNIDYLRSGKPQDLFAEAEVVRMGRRFANLHVTAWQDDRDKPIAKAHLHFLVIDDA
- a CDS encoding amidohydrolase, with product MKKSVSFIIGMTMLASTAFAGEDLSKTIAKDYDSYLKDLFVHFHKNPELSLTETKTAARLAKELRAEGFEVTEGVGGTGIVAIMKNGDGPLVMMRADMDGLPVEEKSGLPYASKATQKDPITGNMVPVMHACGHDVHITSLVGTARRMNAMKDQWSGTLMLIGQPAEERIMGARNMMADHLWDRFGTPDYALAFHVSANDEAGVINVSEGSPYAGSDSVDIIVHGIGTHGAHPHAGKDPIVIGAEIVMALQTLVSRELPPRWPGVVTVGSFHAGTKHNIISDEAHLQLTVRNTSPETRKILLDGIKRIAVNIGRANGLPEDLLPEVIYSKESTPPTVNDAALARRLKTVWKAGMGEDAVVDIPTKGMGAEDFPFFTTDPKIKSVYFAVGGTPKETFEKARKGGPAVPSHHSPLFKVAPEPSITAGVEATVLALLELMPKK
- a CDS encoding sulfurtransferase TusA family protein gives rise to the protein MSKGQEITELDVSGHKCPIPVLRLRKLLEISAPGTYIRVRATDEMTLLDIPHFCDQAGHRLEEQTEENGAYIYVVQKSGTQKTG
- a CDS encoding sensor domain-containing diguanylate cyclase, which encodes MTYEKNTTNIYPLLGILMFFLLLAGMVFSDGNIAGVFAVFGITLAVFMVFYLYRKNVSLEEKLEETSLELHASRDALAAEKSALQKIAEENIGLAEENFLAREEAEAHSSLLMAVMENMPQAVCLVSADGEMLNWNSKMAPLFGLAPEAISADMTFAQLSWSLSDARLSVPDHALVGKYNLSDDLPETAVPDEVTHYEREMEDGRTLEVFRTVLLDGSFVATYTDITERKKAEHVIRRMAHFDGVTGLSNRAHFTEKLEGRLHQSRRNDGPFAVVMLDLDKFKHVNDTHGHPMGDALLERVAEIFAVSVRDDDLVARFGGDEFAIMFDEINEIEEVLAPLNRILKKISQPLEIDGVELEVGTSMGVAMFPDHGTTADGLIKTADEALYLAKKNGRGRIEVAGLPPKGLKLLV